A window of Hevea brasiliensis isolate MT/VB/25A 57/8 chromosome 14, ASM3005281v1, whole genome shotgun sequence contains these coding sequences:
- the LOC110671460 gene encoding probable mediator of RNA polymerase II transcription subunit 26c, producing MDIDDFRWILEITGVDVWTFIDTAILVASLDFGDDLKQRRDKIVEMLCALSSSGRCRSMGRISDGHEMRENRNEAKAGDGCRSGSIYGDEHEENDDELDPFVGLFEDKQKKILEIMQHLENPDQSQDSLVDLLQTLADMDMTFEALKDTGIGRHVSSLRKHSSDDVRRLEKQLVRKWREIVDEWLRLNPQEEQASSTLTADGNSPQQKISRNQVPDIAYSPSTHKESSNSDKKTCEPEGKPKPVPRKEAPRRPTHQSVSVSHNVQRQREQQQQRETEVDYERLASARKRLQENYKKALNAKKQRTIQAIDIHDIPKPKIAFFAKNKDGGSLGRHYRFWQKGL from the coding sequence ATGGATATAGATGATTTTCGATGGATTTTGGAGATTACGGGTGTTGACGTCTGGACTTTTATTGACACTGCGATATTGGTGGCTTCGTTGGATTTTGGGGATGACTTGAAGCAGCGGAGAGATAAGATTGTTGAAATGCTATGTGCATTGAGCTCGTCTGGTCGATGTAGGAGTATGGGCAGGATTAGTGATGGGCATGAAATGAGAGAAAACAGAAATGAAGCCAAAGCTGGAGATGGATGTCGAAGTGGGTCGATTTATGGAGATGAACATGAAGAAAACGATGATGAATTGGATCCATTTGTGGGATTGTTCGAGGATAAGCAGAAGAAGATTTTGGAGATTATGCAACATCTTGAAAATCCTGATCAGTCTCAAGATTCTCTGGTTGATTTGCTTCAAACTTTAGCAGATATGGATATGACATTCGAGGCACTCAAGGACACTGGCATTGGAAGACATGTCAGTAGTTTGAGAAAGCATTCATCCGATGATGTTCGGAGATTAGAGAAGCAACTTGTCAGGAAATGGAGAGAAATTGTAGATGAATGGTTGAGGCTAAATCCTCAAGAAGAGCAAGCATCCTCTACTCTAACGGCTGATGGGAACTCCCCACAGCAGAAAATTTCCCGGAACCAGGTTCCTGATATTGCATACTCTCCAAGTACTCACAAAGAGAGTTCTAATTCAGACAAGAAAACTTGTGAACCAGAAGGAAAGCCAAAACCGGTTCCTCGAAAGGAAGCTCCACGTAGACCTACCCATCAATCAGTTTCTGTTTCTCACAATGTGCAGAGACAGAGAGAGCAGCAGCAGCAAAGAGAGACAGAAGTTGATTATGAGAGGCTGGCCTCTGCAAGGAAGAGGCTTCAAGAGAATTACAAAAAAGCCTTAAATGCCAAGAAGCAAAGAACAATTCAAGCGATAGACATACATGATATTCCAAAACCCAAGATTGCCTTTTTTGCAAAGAACAAAGATGGTGGTTCTCTGGGGAGGCACTACAGATTTTGGCAGAAGGGTCTTTAA